The Trypanosoma brucei brucei TREU927 chromosome 9, whole genome shotgun sequence genome includes a window with the following:
- a CDS encoding variant surface glycoprotein (GPI-Anchor Signal predicted for Tb09.244.1410 by DGPI v2.04 with cleavage site probability 0.75399995 near 503) — protein MHTALICAVLLTMAMVLRQQAQGAVKDNEHGGDCAALCGLIQFAEPNTPAISLPQEITEIADELLAVNLSMSEAALQQLVTKHKDKSWDDIPASDKPAAQPYKEHWQHWQKLAADPKPETVKFKLEQFRKVSQNTMAKNKFHLIADAALELATEAKMLLQKKTKTDIDTKLTKALNGNNAPTNTFTFSGKTRSQLCGTGTTTPGEQAGKALLVDLLCICAGANTDTTAGKSCCKGCETNPNHDEWQPATNAKLRAEHIAKQCPTTRATADKSTTKLHHLLGDFYTQVNTAKGTGQEMKYALGTVGGNGNDGCTGKVGSTNNGRCVKYTDNSILKGTPQLDWVQNLIDAAADYDARTDNMNKIQRIADKMEVLNKTATALLWEQQPVPILQTKAATTTTHQTAEETKQECKAITKAADCNSNGNCKWTKPDVKTGTHCELNTTTSEQAAQTGGGAAGATTTVKCSDYGTKDKCEEVNKGKDKPVCGWRIGKDNEDDKGTEKCRDSSILPNKHFALSVVSAAFAALLF, from the coding sequence ATGCACACCGCACTAATTTGCGCGGTATTACTTACAATGGCGATGGTGTTGCGACAGCAGGCACAAGGTGCCGTGAAAGACAACGAACACGGCGGTGATTGTGCCGCCCTTTGTGGCCTCATCCAATTTGCCGAACCAAATACGCCAGCTATCAGCCTTCCTCAAGAGATAACAGAAATAGCTGACGAACTGTTGGCAGTGAACCTGAGCATGAGCGAAGCTGCACTTCAGCAACTAGTAACAAAGCACAAAGACAAGAGCTGGGATGACATTCCAGCCAGCGACAAACCAGCCGCACAACCTTACAAGGAGCACTGGCAGCACTGGCAAAAGTTGGCAGCAGACCCAAAACCGGAAACTGTAAAATTCAAACTAGAGCAGTTCAGAAAAGTCAGTCAAAACACCAtggcaaaaaacaaatttcaTCTTATAGCTGACGCGGCGTTGGAGTTAGCGACAGAGGCAAAAATGCTACTGCAGAAGAAAACCAAAACGGATATAGACACAAAACTAACAAAAGCACTAAATGGCAACAATGCACCCACAAACACGTTCACGTTTTCAGGCAAGACCCGATCGCAACTGTGCGGAACTGGAACGACAACACCTGGAGAACAAGCCGGAAAGGCGTTATTGGTTGACCTTTTGTGCATTTGTGCGGGTGCCAATACAGATACCACAGCAGGCAAAAGCTGCTGCAAGGGATGCGAAACAAACCCAAACCACGATGAGTGGCAACCAGCTACAAACGCCAAACTACGAGCCGAACACATAGCCAAGCAATGCCCAACCACAAGGGCAACAGCAGATAAGAGCACAACAAAGCTCCACCACCTGCTAGGAGATTTCTATACGCAAGTAAACACGGCAAAAGGCACAGGACAAGAGATGAAATACGCCCTCGGAACTGTCGGCGGCAACGGAAACGACGGTTGCACCGGCAAGGTAGGaagcaccaacaacggcagATGCGTCAAGTACACGGACAACAGCATTCTTAAGGGGACACCGCAACTTGACTGGGTGCAGAACCTCATCGACGCCGCTGCCGACTATGACGCAAGGACAGACAACATGAACAAGATACAACGGATAGCGGATAAAATGGAGGTACTAAACAAAACCGCAACAGCATTGCTTTGGGAACAACAGCCAGTCCCAATCCTCCAAACAAAAGCGGCAACAACTACAACTCATCAAACAGCAGAGGAGACAAAACAAGAATGTAAGGCGATAACGAAAGCAGCTGACTGCAACAGCAATGGAAACTGCAAATGGACCAAACCAGACGTAAAAACAGGAACTCACTGCGAATTAAATACGACAACGAGCGAACAAGCAGCCCAAACAGGCGgaggagctgcaggagcaaCCACAACTGTAAAATGCTCTGATTATGGCACGAAAGACAAATGCGAAGAAGtcaacaaaggaaaagacaaaCCTGTCTGCGGCTGGAGAATAGGcaaagataatgaagatgATAAAGGTACAGAAAAATGCCGTGATTCCTCTATTCTaccaaacaaacacttcgccctcagcgtggtttctgctgcatttgcggccttgcttttttaa